The DNA window ATGAGCCATCGCCTTGATGACTTCGCTTCTAATTTCGGCTTCTTTATAGGTTATCATGACATCTTCTTTCTTTTTTGGCGAATTTTCCAATAAGGAAATAATGATGTCAATTTTTTTTAACCTAAATGTTCTATGAGTATCTTGATCCCAATAAGTATTAATACAATTCCACCCAAAATATGAGCACTCTTCCCCCATTTGATCCCCATTTTGTGACCAATCAGGACTCCAAAGAATGAAAGAACAAAGGTTATTACTCCTATAAAGATGGCAGGTATGAAAATTGAAAAATCCAAGAAAGAAAAACTCAGCCCAACTGCTAGTGCATCGATACTGGTTGCAATTGCAAGCCCACATAAAACGACAATACTTGTTGAACCGATCAGCTTTTTCCCGGGGTGTGAGTAAAAAGCTTCGTATATCATTCTCCCTCCGATAACGAGAAGCAATCCGAATGCAATCCAGTGGTCGAACGTATCGATGTAGTTTCGGAATAAGTTGCCCCCGAACCACCCAATGATGGGCATTCCCGCTTGAAATATCCCAAAAAATAGAGCAATGATTAAACCCCAGAACAGGAATGACTTTTTTAAGGAAAATCCGCTTGCAAGGGATACGGCAAAGGCATCCGTCGCTAATCCAATAGACAAAACGACTAACTGAATAATACTCATGTTTTTCCTGTTGTTTCCTGATTTGACCACTCAACATTTCTTGTCCATTA is part of the Candidatus Cloacimonadota bacterium genome and encodes:
- a CDS encoding manganese efflux pump produces the protein MSIIQLVVLSIGLATDAFAVSLASGFSLKKSFLFWGLIIALFFGIFQAGMPIIGWFGGNLFRNYIDTFDHWIAFGLLLVIGGRMIYEAFYSHPGKKLIGSTSIVVLCGLAIATSIDALAVGLSFSFLDFSIFIPAIFIGVITFVLSFFGVLIGHKMGIKWGKSAHILGGIVLILIGIKILIEHLG